Below is a genomic region from Granulicella sibirica.
CGGCTATCTGGAGAAGGCCCGGATTCCCATGCAGATCGATATCGGATTTGGGGACGCAGTGACGCCGGCGGCGGTCGAGACAGCATTCCCGACGATTTTGGATGGGCCAGCAGCCGTGCTCCTTACCTATCCGAGGGAGACAGTCGTTGCGGAAAAGTTTGAGGCGATGGTGAAACTCGGCATTGCGAACACCCGGATGAAGGACTTTCACGACCTCCGCACCCTAGCCCAACTCTTTCCATTCGAGGGAAGGCTTCTCTCCGAAGCGATCATGAGGACGTTCGAGCGGCGCAAAACAGCTCTCCCTTCGGCACCGCCTATCGCGTTCACGGCCGAGTTCTTTGAGGACAAATCCAAGCAGCTTCAGTGGAATGCCTTCAACGAAAGGAACAGACTTTACGTCGAGGCTGTCCCGCTCAAAACCGTTCTTAGCCACATCGAAAGATTCCTGATGCCGCTCGTTCTTGCAATGACGACAGAAGGGCATTGGAGCAAATCCTGGCAAGCGCGTGGACCGTGGCAGGACTGACGGTTGCCGTCCAACGGCAACTAGTAGCTGAAGCCCTTATCAGTGGCGATAAGCCGACTTATGAGGACTAATCCTGTTGAGAGATTCTTTTCGCCACGGCTAGGAGGCCGTCTACGTGGCGAAAAGAGCGAAGAAATCTAAAACTGTTCTAAGACTTCCCGACCTTGACTATTCAAAATCAGCGGTACTCAACAGCCTTCCATCTCTGAATTCGCGGCGGTCGTACGAACATGCCATCAGCGACTTCATCGAGTGGTATTGCTCCGAACCTCGTCTGGCGTTCAACAAGACGGTTGTGACCCGCTATCGAATTGCGCTGGAGCAGCGCAGATACGCACCTTCAACGATCAATCTCAGACTCGCGGCGGTTCGCAGGCTTGCATATGAAGCCTCAGATTGCGGCCTGTTGAGTCCGGACCTCGCCGCTGGCATTCGCCGGGTCAAAGGAGCGAAACGGATCGGCGTTCGTCTTGGAAATTGGCTATCCGCTGAACAAAGCAAGAGACTCATTGCTGCACCGTCTGGGCAGCGACTTCAAGATGTGCGTAACCGTGCCCTATTGGCCATGCTCGTTGGTTGCGGTTTGCGTAGGGCCGAGATCGTGACGGTGAAGATTGAAGACTTTGAACTTCGGGAGGAACATTGGATTCTCGCTGACCTTATCGGCAAAGGCGGCCACATGCGTACTGTGCCCGTACCAACGTGGGTCAAGGCGACCGTGGATGCCTGGATAGCATGTGCGGAATTGCGGAACGGAACACTCTTTCGCGCGATCGGCAAAACGGGCAAGGTTTATGGGGGTGGGTTCACAGCGAAAGTAATTTGGTCTATTGTTCGCAAGACAGCCACGGACTGCGGTCTTGGCACGATCGCTCCCCACGATCTACGGCGAACTTGCGCCCGCCTCTGTCATCAAGCCGGCGGCGAGCTGGAGCAGATCCAGTTCCTACTCGGGCACGTTTCTGTGCAGACGACGGAACGCTATCTTGGCTGCAAACAACGGCTTCGGAATGCCGTCAACGACCGGATCGGCTTGGAACCCGAGTCACCGTGACTCTGAAAGAAGGGAGCAAGCTCCCGCTCCGACTCCACGAACCGCAGGAAGGTTGTGTACCCTTAGCTGGGAAAGTAGTTCTCAGATTGAAGAGGTTGCAGGTATGTCGAGAGTACGGGCATGGTTTTCGATAGCTCTGTTCGCGACGGCGCACTGTGCTTGTCGGGCGCAGACGATCGCACCTGATGCCCTGCCGGACCTTAAGTATCCTCCAACTGCGAGAGCCGCTAAAGTTCAGGGTGACGTTGTAGTGAGTTTCCGACAGACACTGGAAGGCCGGACTGTCGATGTAAGTCCGATCTCTGGTCCTGCGATGTTGCAAGGAGTCGCGGTCGAAAACGTGAAGGCGTGGCACTTCAAGACAAGAACGGAGCTTGCAGAGCAACCCTATAAGGTGACGTTCCACTTCCAGCTCAATCCGCCTGACGATGGATATGACGAAAGTCAGCCAGTAACAAAGGCGTTGTTGGATGGAACGGGGCAGGTCCAAGTTATTTCGATTTTCACGACAGGTTTGGATCGCTCAGAGTGTCCAAGTGCCAATGATCGAGTGCCTCCAGCCAGCGTAGTCAGTGGCGATTTCGTCGAGCTTCAACGTTGGAACGAAGAAGTGAGAGTCAGTTCAGACGGTTCGGTGATTTGGAAACAAGGCGATGTTTCCCGGACGGGGCAGATTACACCGGCGGAAGCAAAATCCCTACTGGAGCAATTCCGAATCGCAGCCGTTTGGAGGCTCTGTGGCAGTTATGATCAGGCGGGGCTGATGGACGGCGACGCTAGTTCGTTCAAAGTACGAATCGGTGGACGGGAGAAGAGTGTCGGGGAGTATGGAGACGCCGCACCGGCAATCTTCAGAGATGTTGAAACGGCTGTTGACGTGTCTACTAATACGCACCAGTGGCGTCATGGCGATCCGAGAACTGAAAGTATCGCAGAAATCACCTTCGAGTATCTGCCCAAGCCAGGCAAGACAAAACTCATGGATGCGGTGCATCGTGGGGACAAAGAAGCGTTCCGAGCTGCGTTGGAAGCTGGCGATAAACTGACTGATGCCGATGCGAGCGGATGGACGCCTCTCATGTATGCCGCAAGTTCCTATGGCAATTCGCCATTGAAGGAAATTGTCAACGCAGGGGTCAACGTAAATGCCCGCTCGAAACGAGGCGAAACCGCACTAATGGCATCTGCAGTAACGGGCATGGCGGACGAAGACCTGTTGAAGGCAGGTGCCGAAGTGAACGCAATCAATACCGAGGACATGACCGCACTTATGCTTCTGGTTCAGCGTGGAGACCCTGATGAGATCGCGACACTGTTGAAAGCTGGGGCAGATGCTCGCGCGAGGGACGCAAAAGGACGCACAGCTCTCGACTATCTCAATGCCGCGAATTGCGGATCACCAATCGTTCATGAGCAAGATCCCCGATGGATGACTTTGGGATATTCAAAGTGTAATGCGCTTGACCGTGATGATTATCAGAAGGCGAAAAGGCTGCTAATCAACGCAGGCGCTAAAGCGACACGTAATGCCGCACCGCCTCCATTACCAACCCAGAGCCGTAGCGGATTGAAACTTTTTGATTAGTCCTGATAAACGCCCTTCTCGTCACTTTAGAGAACCGCTGAGGCAGCGGGTGAGTTTGCGGCTGTTTGCCTATCTATGCTGCTCTTTTCCTGCGTAGACCTTTCGGGGCGGGAGCTGCCCAGGCCGAAATGACTGCGTTGTCTAGAACCTCCTGCCTTGAAGGCACCCATGCGGCGTAGCTTTTCTCGGTCGTGCGTATAGAAGTATGTCCTAACAGCTTGCTCACATGCTCCAGTGACACACCGGCCTTGAGAAGCCCACAAGCAAAGGTATCGCGGAGTCGGTGTGCCTTCATGTAGCCGCCCGTGATTTTGGCCTCAGCGAAGCATGGAGCTACAAATCGCTTGCCCCAATTGCCACTGATGGACTTGGGTGAGCCGACCCCACTCCAGAAGAAGAAGCGGTCGTTATCGTTCGGCACCGCGAGCAGTTCAATCGCGATGTTTGGTGGAAGTAGGACGCTGACATCAGTTCCGGTCTTGGTGCGCTGGGTCACAACTCGGTGACCAGTGGCGTCGTGTATGAGGGCAGAGCGGGGAAGTGTTAGAGCATCTTGGATCGACAGGCCGCTAGACCTCATGAGCAGGAACAGACCCCGCACCCTCTTGATCCAATACTCTTGGCTTTGATTTTCTACTATGCGATTCCGAGGTGCCTTGACTACGACATAGACGGAATCAAGTAGGCGTTCATACTCATCAGTGGTCAGAGGAAGAGTTGGAACCTCTTCAGCCTTCATCTTCGGCCAGATGGGAACCTCGACCAGCCACCCGGCAGAACTTTAGAAAAGACTTGTAACGTTCTGCCAGTTTGTTCCGGGTGAGACTCGACGGATACAGGTCTTTCCAGTCGGAACAAAATCGTGTGATGAGTTCGCGGTTGATTCCCGCAAGGGTGTAGAAGCCACGACTCTCACAGAACGACGCTAGGCGTCCGAGCTCTCGCTCGTACTTCCGGATGAGGTCAGATGAGAGGTTCTCTACCTTCTTGTCAGCGAGGAAGACCTCGACGGCTGCTGGATGTTTTTCACCCCTGGAGTATCCGGCACGACGGTCCTACCGGACAGTTGGTCTTCAATGTCCCGCTTGACCTGTTCAGCTTCCGCCCAGGAGCGAGTGTTTGCCGGACGCCGTTGGCGGGTTCGCCGGCCGCCGTCCAGCGAAGCCACTTTCTGCAATCGCAGCGCTTGGCGAACTCATCCCCCGCATACTTGCAGCCCTTCGAATGCCGGACAAAAATCGTGATGGTCGGCGTGGTGGCCATGTGGCCCTGCTCTCTAACTGCTCCCACGAAGTAAGTAGACACGTTTTTGACACAAAAGTAAAAGCCACCCGCAAAGGTGGCTTTAGAATCAACCATTAGAAATGGTGGAGGCGGTGGGAGTCGAACCCACGTCCGAAAAAACTTCCAACAGAGAGCATTCATGCTTTTTCCGGTTCATCTTTGTCTCGTCAACGACGCTTAGAACGGACGAAGACGCGGCGTCGACCAGCCTGATCGATCTCGTCATTGCCGTACAGACGGAACAGCTTTGACCAGCCTACTGTGCGACGATCGGTACAAGCCCGTAGGCGAAGCTTGAGCGATCGGCTACTTAATTAATTAAGCAGCAAGCGCGAATTGAGGTTCGGCACTTATAGTTTTGGGCGCGATTACGGGTGTACCCACCCCGGCATGCCTCTCTGCCACAAGCAATCCCGTCGAAGCCGTGACGCCCCCATGTGGAGCTGGCCCAACATTGCGTTGGAGCGTTGCAAAGAACTTCTATGAGTATAGCGCGTACGGACTCAGGCGAGAGCCAGGATGATGGCTCCGGCGGCGGTGAGGACTCCGCCTGCGGCCTTTACCCAGGTGAGGCGTTCGCCCAAGAAGAGGGCAGCGAAGATGAGGACCAGGACGACGCTGAGCTTGTCCACGGGAGCTACGCGTGAGGCTTCGCCCATTTGCAGGGCGCGGAAGTAGCAGAGCCACGAGAGGCCAGTGCATACGCCTGACAGGACAAGGAAGATCCAGCTCTTCCGGCCGATGGAACCGAGACCCTGGTGCTTCTCCAAGCCGATGGCAATAGCCCAGGTAAAGACCAGGATGACGGAGGTTCGTATGGCAGTGGCGAGATTCGAGTCGACGCCTTCGACACCTACTTTGGCCAGGACTGCGGTTCCGGCGGCGAAGACGGCGGACAGGATTGCCCAAAAGATCCAACTCATGTTTCCCAGCATAGTCCGCGCCGCTTGACGTCAGC
It encodes:
- a CDS encoding tyrosine-type recombinase/integrase, whose amino-acid sequence is MAKRAKKSKTVLRLPDLDYSKSAVLNSLPSLNSRRSYEHAISDFIEWYCSEPRLAFNKTVVTRYRIALEQRRYAPSTINLRLAAVRRLAYEASDCGLLSPDLAAGIRRVKGAKRIGVRLGNWLSAEQSKRLIAAPSGQRLQDVRNRALLAMLVGCGLRRAEIVTVKIEDFELREEHWILADLIGKGGHMRTVPVPTWVKATVDAWIACAELRNGTLFRAIGKTGKVYGGGFTAKVIWSIVRKTATDCGLGTIAPHDLRRTCARLCHQAGGELEQIQFLLGHVSVQTTERYLGCKQRLRNAVNDRIGLEPESP
- a CDS encoding tyrosine-type recombinase/integrase, giving the protein MKAEEVPTLPLTTDEYERLLDSVYVVVKAPRNRIVENQSQEYWIKRVRGLFLLMRSSGLSIQDALTLPRSALIHDATGHRVVTQRTKTGTDVSVLLPPNIAIELLAVPNDNDRFFFWSGVGSPKSISGNWGKRFVAPCFAEAKITGGYMKAHRLRDTFACGLLKAGVSLEHVSKLLGHTSIRTTEKSYAAWVPSRQEVLDNAVISAWAAPAPKGLRRKRAA
- a CDS encoding nucleotidyl transferase AbiEii/AbiGii toxin family protein, giving the protein MSKPVTNVAASVRQRLLNLARERKEDFGLLLTKYALERLLFRISQSQHKTAFILKGALLFELWTEQTHRPTRDADFLSIGSSDPRRFEAIFKEICALPVADDGLVFDASSVTARQIKEGADYEGVRVSFLGYLEKARIPMQIDIGFGDAVTPAAVETAFPTILDGPAAVLLTYPRETVVAEKFEAMVKLGIANTRMKDFHDLRTLAQLFPFEGRLLSEAIMRTFERRKTALPSAPPIAFTAEFFEDKSKQLQWNAFNERNRLYVEAVPLKTVLSHIERFLMPLVLAMTTEGHWSKSWQARGPWQD
- a CDS encoding TonB family protein, which codes for MSRVRAWFSIALFATAHCACRAQTIAPDALPDLKYPPTARAAKVQGDVVVSFRQTLEGRTVDVSPISGPAMLQGVAVENVKAWHFKTRTELAEQPYKVTFHFQLNPPDDGYDESQPVTKALLDGTGQVQVISIFTTGLDRSECPSANDRVPPASVVSGDFVELQRWNEEVRVSSDGSVIWKQGDVSRTGQITPAEAKSLLEQFRIAAVWRLCGSYDQAGLMDGDASSFKVRIGGREKSVGEYGDAAPAIFRDVETAVDVSTNTHQWRHGDPRTESIAEITFEYLPKPGKTKLMDAVHRGDKEAFRAALEAGDKLTDADASGWTPLMYAASSYGNSPLKEIVNAGVNVNARSKRGETALMASAVTGMADEDLLKAGAEVNAINTEDMTALMLLVQRGDPDEIATLLKAGADARARDAKGRTALDYLNAANCGSPIVHEQDPRWMTLGYSKCNALDRDDYQKAKRLLINAGAKATRNAAPPPLPTQSRSGLKLFD
- a CDS encoding EamA family transporter, with the protein product MSWIFWAILSAVFAAGTAVLAKVGVEGVDSNLATAIRTSVILVFTWAIAIGLEKHQGLGSIGRKSWIFLVLSGVCTGLSWLCYFRALQMGEASRVAPVDKLSVVLVLIFAALFLGERLTWVKAAGGVLTAAGAIILALA